The DNA window NNNNNNNNNNNNNNNNNNNNNNNNNNNNNNNNNNNNNNNNNNNNNNNNNNNNNNNNNNNNNNNNNNNNNNNNNNNNNNNNNNNNNNNNNNNNNNNNNNTCAGATgtttttttaaggaaaaaaatataagtaaaaGAAGATGTAGGTAGCATTTAGAGAGTACAAGCAGTTGTTCCAATGTTTTATACATCAACCAATTGCGTAGTTCGCATGTTAGCATTGTTCATTAATGAGAAACATTGACTTTTTTTATTAACAAAATCAATAGTTTGAATAGATAAAAATCCCTCGTTAATCACAATAAAATAAGAAAGTATGTtatgagtaaaaaaaaaaatgactgcatttcatcaaagaataaaataaaactatgcattttatgagaaaaaataaatactgcatttcatcaaagaataaaataaaactatgcaTTTTATGAGTAAATAAATAACTGCATTTTCATCAAATAATTAACTAAGACTATgcatttttatgagaaaaaaaaagaCTGCATTTCATCAAAGAATAAAATAAGACTATGCATTATATGAGTAAAAAAAGACTGCATTTCATCAAGGAATAAGTTAGACTATGTATTTTAGGAAATATTATAAACTACTATGTAGAACTTGACATCTCaacttatattttataaatatgtgGAACTGACTCTTAAAGAAACACATCTTTCCCTACAAAGTTTTATCTTCAAGTTACTTCTAAGAAAAAATGAGAGTTTCTGTTACCTCAAACCGATTTCTCCTTTTCATCATCTTCACTGCATGCTTATGTATATACTTTgctaatcaaaagaaaaagacttATGAAAATCAAGATATCCTGAATATATCTTCAAGGTTTGAGATCCCAAGCAGTAAGTACACCTCCATATTGGGTCCTAAACTTGATAAGCTTCCTAATCAAGATGATGTTATAGAATTATTTCAATTATGGAAGAAAGAACATGGGCGAGTCTACAGTGATCAAGAAGAGATGGAAAAGAAATTTGaaacttttgttttaaatttgaaGTATATTGTAGAGACCAATGCAAAGAGAGACTCACCTCATAGCTCTCTTCTTGGTTTGACCGACTTTGCTGATTTGAGCTTCACGGACTTCAAAGGAACTATGGTGTGCAGTTGCTAAGCAGCCTCTTAATGTTGGTGTTTATGCAGAGACAAAAGAATTTCAACATTACAAGGGTGTAAGTAGTTATATAACTTAGAGTTTTTATTCatgtatttaatttattcatctcttttaattatattatatttgactAAACTCaactaacaaaataaattataaatgatagatcaaatatttaaatcacaATGTATATAAAATATGTAAGTTATAATAAACACAAAGTTGGTCATCAAACTATTAATGAGTctgattaaaaatattttgaaataatatTTTACGATCTTTGAGTAGTTTGaaattatcaataataaattgaaaatcaATACTTATAGCAGTCTCTCTTTTATTATTAATTGCCATGCTATCTCCTTAAAACTAGCTtccatttaaaataatttttttaatatttttgaatttgattatgaaaaacatattttttcttTGCCAGGGAGTATTTAGAGGT is part of the Vicia villosa cultivar HV-30 ecotype Madison, WI linkage group LG2, Vvil1.0, whole genome shotgun sequence genome and encodes:
- the LOC131649784 gene encoding P34 probable thiol protease-like, which produces MRVSVTSNRFLLFIIFTACLCIYFANQKKKTYENQDILNISSRFEIPSSKYTSILGPKLDKLPNQDDVIELFQLWKKEHGRVYSDQEEMEKKFETFVLNLKYIVETNAKRDSPHSSLLGLTDFADLSFTDFKGTMGVFRGQKCPLDSLNTTHAMVIVGYDSVDSDEYWIVKNSWGTRWGDNGYMYIKRNTGKKYGVCAINAWGRLLVKNN